The genomic DNA GTGGCTCGCCGGCCTCGTGCTCGCCGGCCTCCTCGGCTTCGCGGCGTTCCGCTACCGGCAGATGGGCATGACGCCCCCGGCGCCCCAGCCGATCGAGACGCTCGCGCGGCATACGCTCGGCCCGGGCCAGGAACTGCATATCGTGCGATGCGCCGGCCAGACGCTGCTCCTCGGCGTGACCGCCAACCAGATCGCGCTCATCGACCGGCTTCCCGACGTCCCCGACGCGCCCGAAGAGGCGCCCGCGCCGGCCGACAAGCCGGACTTCACCACCTTTCTCTACCGCGCCATCCGCACTTCCAATGGCAACTGATTTCTTCCGCTCGCTAGGCGGAGCGGGAACGATCCTGCTCCTCGTCTTCACGGCCCTGCTCGCGCTGCCGCGCCCGGCCTCGGCCCAGACCGCGCCGCCAGCCAACGCGCCCACGCCGACCTTCAACATCCTCCCCCAGATCCAGCAGGCGGACGGCGAGGAGGACTACGCGCTGCCGATCCAGCTCCTGCTGCTGCTCACCGTGCTCTCGGTCGCGCCTGCGATTGTGATCATGACGACCAGCTTCACCCGGCTCATCGTCGTCTTCGGCCTGCTCCGCACCGCGCTCGGCACCCAGCAGGCCCCGCCCTCGCAGCTCATCGCCGGCCTGGCGCTGTTCCTGACCTTCTTCATCATGCACCCGACGCTCTCCCAGATCCACGACGAGGCGCTTGCCCCCTATATCGCCGGCGAGATCACGCAGAAGCAAGCGCTCGACCTCACGCTCACGCCGATGAAGGCGTTCATGCTATCCCAGACGCGCGAGAAGGACCTCATGCTCTTCATGGACCTGGCGAACGTCACCACGTTCAACTCGGCGGACGACGTCCAGCTTCATATCCTGATCCCGGCCTATGTCATCAGCGAACTGCGGATCGCCTTTCAGATCGGCTTCATGATCTTCCTCCCGTTCCTCATCGTCGACCTCGTCGTGGCCAGCGTCCTGATGGGCATGGGCATGATGATGCTCCCCCCGATCATGGTGTCGCTCCCGCTCAAGCTCCTCCTCTTCGTGCTGTCGGATGGCTGGTACCTGATCGTCGAGTCCGTCATCCGGGGCTATACGGGGACATGAAATCGCAAATCGCAAATCGCAAATCGCAAATCGCAAATCGGTAATCTGTAATCTGTAATCGCTAATCGCCAATCATGAACACCGACGTCGCGCTATTCTGGGTGCAGGAAGCTATCCGCACCGCCATCCTGATCATCGCCCCCCTGCTGGGGACGGCGCTCGTCGTGGGTCTGCTCGTGAGCCTTTTTCAGGCGATGACCTCGATTCAGGAAATGACCCTTTCGTTCATCCCGAAAATCCTGGCCATCGCGCTGGTCATGCTGCTGCTGGCACCGTGGATGCTCGAGATGCTGACCGACTTCACGACGCACGTCATGCAGTTCATTCCGCAGGTCAGCCGGTAGGCAGCCGGGAGAGCTTGCGCCAGGCAAGATCGTCCCCCTTGTTTGAAACGATCCGGCATCCGGCATCCCGGTATCGCATCGCCGACCGGCGCCCTATCACCGCGTGATCCACCTTGTCTATCCTCGATCCGGAATATTTGCTTTACACCTTTCTGGTGTTCGTGCGCATCGCAGGGCTGGTGATGGCGGCGCCGTTTTATGAGCAGAAATTTATCCCGGTGCAGGTCAAGATCCTGTTTGCGGTGCTGTTCGCCTATGCGCTGGCCGGCATCGTACCCATGCCCGAAGGCCTGACGCCGACGGTGCCGGTCGCGCTCGCCTATTATGTGATCATCGAGGGGCTGACCGGCGTGGTGCTGGGGATGTCCGCCCGGTTCATCTTTTTCGCCATCCGGTTCGCCGGCGATTTCATCGGGCTGCAGATGGCGTTCAGCATTTCGCAGGTCATCAGCCCGGCCGACGGCCAGGCGTCGAACCCGATCAGCAACTTCCTGATCATGACGACCTTCCTCCTCTTCCTGATCCTCGACGGGCACCACCAGATGTTCAGGGCGCTGAACAGCTCGTTCTACGTGGTGCCGTTGGCCGGCGCGGACCTGCACCTGGCCGGCGACATGCTGCTGACGTGGACGGGCCGCCTCTTCATGACGGCGCTCCGGCTCGCTTCTCCCTTCATGATTACCATTTTCCTGGTCGACATGACGCTCGGCATCTTCGCGCGCGTCGCGCCGCAGGCCGAGATCTTTTCGCTGAGCCTCTCCCTGAAACTCCTGGTGGGCATCTCGATCACGTTTTTTTACATCCAGCACTTCATCCCGGTCGTCCCCGAGATGTTCATGCAGATGCTGGACGACATGATGTCCATGATCGAGGCGATCGCTCCCCGATAGCCGGCAAAAGCATGCCGGCACACCGCCCTTTTTTCCGGATCGACAGCGCGGCATCGCCGCCGTAGACGATGGCAGAAAAAGACGAACGCACAGAAGACCCTACATCAAAACGAAAGGCCACCGCGCGCAGCGAAGGTCAGGTGTTCAAGTCGCAGGAGGTCCTCTCCGTCGGCATGCTCCTGATCGGCATGAACGTGTTGGCCATGGGAACGGGATGGGGGTTCGAACGGATGAAAGTGATTATGGGGGATCTGCTGCTCGCATCGAGCCGGACGAACCTCAACAACGCCTCGGTCCAGTCGCTCCTGCACGACCTTATCATCGAGGTCACCGGGGTCGTGATGCCCTTTCTGCTGATTCTGATGATCTCGGGCGTGGTGCTGAACCTGGTGCAGTCCGGCTGGAACTTCACCGGCAAGCCGCTGGCCCCGAAATTCAAGAAGATCAACCCGATCAACGGCGCGAAGCGCATCTTCTCCGCCTCCGGCCTCTTCAACTTTCTGAAGTCGTTCCTGAAGATCGCCATCGTCGGTCCGATCGCCTATTTCCACATCGCCGGCCTCATGCCGCAGATCGTCCTGCTGCATGCCCAGCCCCTGCCGCTCATCCTCTCGACGGCTACCGGGTGGTTCATGAGCCTGTCTTTCAAGATGATCGCGATGCTCGGTTTCCTGAGCGCGCTGGATTTCGTCTACGAACGGCACAAGTTCAAGGAGAACCTGAAGATGTCCAAGCAGGAAGTGAAGGACGAGCGGAAGCAGTCGGAAGGCGACCCCAAGGTCAAGAAACAGCGGTTCAAGCTGGCGATGAAGCTGCTGCGCCGGCCGCGGCTGGATCACGCGGTGAGCAAGGCCGACGTCGTGATCACCAACCCGACGCACTACGCCGTCGCCCTCCGGTACGACCCCGGCGTCGCGCCGGCGCCGCAGGTGCTCGTGAAAGGCATCCGTAAACGCGCGCTCCGCATTCGTGAACTGGCGATTGAGAATGGCATCCCCGTCATCGAGGAGCCGCCCTTGGCCCGCGCTTTGTATCGCAGCGTTCCCGAAGAGCAAATCATCCCGGAGGAACTCTATCCTGCCGTGGCAACGATCCTCGCTTCGATCTACCGAAAGCGAAAGAAGACCATCCCCCGAGTGGGATGAACAGGCCATTCAACCTCCGTTCGCCGGCCCCTTTCAGGCGGTGAACGACAACGCAACGCACCTTGGCACGTCTACTCCCGTCCGGGCAGCCCACGCTCGAACCCCCTGCATTCAAGTTGTTCAATGGCGAAGGCATGATGGCCGCGACCATGATCATGATTCTGTTCGTCATGATCGTGCCGCTGCCGGGCTTTTTGTTGGACATGCTGCTGGCGACGAATATCGCGCTCAGCCTCGGCATCCTGCTGACGGCGTTTTATGCCGTCCGGCCGCTCGAATTTGCCATCTTCCCCGGCCTGCTGCTGATGACGACGCTGTTCAGGCTCTCGCTGAACGTCGCCTCCACCCGGCTCATCCTGAGCGAGGGCGAGGCCGGCAAGCTCATCACGGCCTTCGGCGAATTCGTGGTGTCGGGGAATTACGTCGTCGGCGCCATCATCTTCCTGGTCCTCGTCATCATCAACTTCGTGGTCATCACGAAGGGCTCCGGCCGTATCGCGGAGGTGGGCGCGCGTTTCACCCTGGACGCCATGCCGGGTAAGCAGATGGCGATCGACGCCGAGCTGAACGCCGGCCTGATCGACGAAACCGAGGCGCGTCAGCGCCGCGAGGAGGTGTCGAAGGAAGCCGACTTCTACGGCGCGATGGACGGCGCGAGCAAGTTCGTCCGCGGCGACGCCGTCGCGGGGCTGGTGATCACCGGCATCAACATCATCGGCGGCCTCGTCGTCGGCATGCTGCAGCTCGGCATGTCTTTCCCCGAAGCCGGCGAAAACTTCGTCCTCCTCTCGATCGGCGACGGCCTCGTCTCCCAGATCCCGTCGCTGCTGATCTCGACCTCCGCCGGTCTCATCGTCTCCCGGGCGAGCAACGAGAGCAACTGGGCGAACGAGTTCAAGACCCAGCTCTTCAACAAACCGCATCCGATTCTGCTCACGGGCGTCTTCCTGGCGGCGCTCGGCCTCGTGCCGGGGCTG from Rhodothermales bacterium includes the following:
- a CDS encoding flagellar biosynthetic protein FliO produces the protein MSKFFPFLPGPPATGQPPLNRSLLKRILFFATALMLLWVALQLKPSSPTFRDSSRLFTDNGGSVAARPDEADAAKPFAYGPWLAGLVLAGLLGFAAFRYRQMGMTPPAPQPIETLARHTLGPGQELHIVRCAGQTLLLGVTANQIALIDRLPDVPDAPEEAPAPADKPDFTTFLYRAIRTSNGN
- the fliP gene encoding flagellar type III secretion system pore protein FliP (The bacterial flagellar biogenesis protein FliP forms a type III secretion system (T3SS)-type pore required for flagellar assembly.), coding for MATDFFRSLGGAGTILLLVFTALLALPRPASAQTAPPANAPTPTFNILPQIQQADGEEDYALPIQLLLLLTVLSVAPAIVIMTTSFTRLIVVFGLLRTALGTQQAPPSQLIAGLALFLTFFIMHPTLSQIHDEALAPYIAGEITQKQALDLTLTPMKAFMLSQTREKDLMLFMDLANVTTFNSADDVQLHILIPAYVISELRIAFQIGFMIFLPFLIVDLVVASVLMGMGMMMLPPIMVSLPLKLLLFVLSDGWYLIVESVIRGYTGT
- the fliQ gene encoding flagellar biosynthesis protein FliQ yields the protein MNTDVALFWVQEAIRTAILIIAPLLGTALVVGLLVSLFQAMTSIQEMTLSFIPKILAIALVMLLLAPWMLEMLTDFTTHVMQFIPQVSR
- the fliR gene encoding flagellar biosynthetic protein FliR, yielding MSILDPEYLLYTFLVFVRIAGLVMAAPFYEQKFIPVQVKILFAVLFAYALAGIVPMPEGLTPTVPVALAYYVIIEGLTGVVLGMSARFIFFAIRFAGDFIGLQMAFSISQVISPADGQASNPISNFLIMTTFLLFLILDGHHQMFRALNSSFYVVPLAGADLHLAGDMLLTWTGRLFMTALRLASPFMITIFLVDMTLGIFARVAPQAEIFSLSLSLKLLVGISITFFYIQHFIPVVPEMFMQMLDDMMSMIEAIAPR
- the flhB gene encoding flagellar biosynthesis protein FlhB, yielding MAEKDERTEDPTSKRKATARSEGQVFKSQEVLSVGMLLIGMNVLAMGTGWGFERMKVIMGDLLLASSRTNLNNASVQSLLHDLIIEVTGVVMPFLLILMISGVVLNLVQSGWNFTGKPLAPKFKKINPINGAKRIFSASGLFNFLKSFLKIAIVGPIAYFHIAGLMPQIVLLHAQPLPLILSTATGWFMSLSFKMIAMLGFLSALDFVYERHKFKENLKMSKQEVKDERKQSEGDPKVKKQRFKLAMKLLRRPRLDHAVSKADVVITNPTHYAVALRYDPGVAPAPQVLVKGIRKRALRIRELAIENGIPVIEEPPLARALYRSVPEEQIIPEELYPAVATILASIYRKRKKTIPRVG